One region of Besnoitia besnoiti strain Bb-Ger1 chromosome Unknown contig00064, whole genome shotgun sequence genomic DNA includes:
- a CDS encoding cytochrome b (encoded by transcript BESB_070170) produces MFLMPALYGGYGIDSALKVAFYPHMLMTDAKCLSYLIGLIFLQTAFGLIELSHPDNSIPVNRFVTPLHIVPEWYFLAYYAVLKVIPSKTGGLLVFMSSLINLALLSEIRALNTRMLIRQHFMTRNVVSGWVIIWVYSMIFLIIIGSAIPQATYILYGRLATIVYLTTGLVLCLY; encoded by the exons atgttcttaatgcctgctttgtacggaggatatg gtattgattccgcacttaaagtagccttctatcctcatatgttaatgaccgatgctaaatgtctatcctatctaattggtttaattttcttacaaacggcttttggtttgattgaattatcgcacccagataactccataccagtgaaccggtttgtaactccgcttcatatcgtacctgaatggtactttttagcatattatgcggtgttaaaagtaatcccatccaaaaccggtggtttgttagtatttatgtcctctctcattaacttagctcttttatctgaaattcgagctttgaatactcgaatgttgatacgacaacattttatgactcgaaatgtagtcagtggatgggtaattatttgggtatacagtatgatcttcttgattattattggtagtgctattccacaagcgacttatatcttatatggtagattagctactatcgtatatcttactaccggattggttctatgcttatactaa